AGAGGAGCCGTGGCCGACTCGGAAGAAATACAAAGAACCAGGTCGTAGGGCTTGTAAACAGCCTCTTCTAAACTGAGATGATTACCTTCGATATCGTAACAATCTTCGGGCAGGTCGAGGTTTGAACCTCCGGTGCGTTTATAGGCATACATCTCTCCGCCGGTCAGTCCTAGCTCATCAAGGATACCGTCTTTAAATCCACGATAGAATTTTTCATACGCGTGACGCTGGATCGTAAGATCCGGGTTCTCCAGAAACTTAAAGCCTTGAACGCCGCGAGGGTCATCAAGATCGATCAGAATGCAGACTTTTTCACCGGCATCCGGATCGAAAACCGTCTTTAATAATCGCGCCAGATTGAATGGCGGGAATGGTTTTAGATCTTCCTCGGTAGTGGGTAATTCTAACATGGTGTGTTCTATTTTTTGAGTTTTCGGTTGAGGCCGAAAAGAGAGATTAGCGGTGACTCAGAGAGTCTTCTAAAAAGTAAGAATTTTTAACATAGCCATAAAACAGCTATTTGAAACGTTTAATCAGTGGAAAATCCTGTAATGTTCGTCCACAGTTATTCACTAAGATAATTCCTATGTCGCAGCATTCCACCTTTCCTTACAAAAAACTTCTTGTTTTAACGCTGTGGCTGGCGACCTGGACATTGGTAAACAGAGACCTTTTGCTGATCCCGTTGTGGCCGAGTATTTTAGGGTTATTATCAGTGCTGCTTTTGCGAAAAGTCATAGCAGGACTGCTTATAGGCGGATCCGCCGGAGCCATTCTTCTCAACGATGGAAACCCCGTGGAGGCATTTGTCGCTATCTTCACGGACCACTTGATCCCAGCCCTCCAGAGTGGGTGGAACATCAGCGTCCTTATTTTCACCCTGCTGCTTGGAGGCTTTGTCGCCCTGATCGAACAGGGAGGTGGCATACAAGCACTGCTTAATCGCTGGGTGCGAGCGTCAGGGTCGATTAAGAAACGTATCCAATGGTCGGGCTTCGCTTTAGGAATCGTGTGCTTTTTCGATGGACTGGCTAATAGCCTACTAGTTGGCAAGACGCTCTCTCCTTTAGCTCGGAAGGCAGGAGTCTCCAAAGAAAAGCTATCCTATATCGTCGACTCGACCAGTGCTTCAGTTGCTTGTATTGCCGTCATCTCAACCTGGATTGCCTATCAACTTTCGATGATACGCGAAGGGTATAAACAAGTTGGGATCGAGGAGGTAAATGCCTTTGCAATGTTTTTCCAATCCATACCTTTAAACTTCTATTGCTGGTTCACTCTGGCCCTTCTAGCTGTGGTCATTGCCAATAACTGGAACATTGGCCCGATGCGGAAAGCTGAGATCCGAAGAGCCGACCATAACTCCATATCGGATTCGGATCCCGAAACCATCGACCAACCTACGGATGGTGCCTGGCGAGCGATCCTGCCCTTACTGGTATTGATAGCGGGACTGATGATCGGACTGTATGTGGACGGCGCCGAAGGAGGTCTACTACCCTTCTCATTTGCGAAATTAACTGCGGCCTTTGGTGCAGCTGATGCGGCTAAGATACTTGTCACGGTGAGCGCATTTGCCTGCCTGGTCGCATTTCTAACCAACATGACTCAGTTCAAGGAAGAAAGCGCATCCGACATTTTTATGGGAGGTATTTTGAACCTGTTTACTCCCTGCCTCATACTCATCAGCGTATGGATACTGAGTAGCACTTTATCTCAGCTGGAAGCGGCACCGGTTCTCACGGCTTTATTAAAAGGTAACCTTCCACCCATGCTTTTCCCGGCTGCGGTTTTTGTAACCGGTACCCTGATCTCGTTCACAACCGGGACTTCCTGGGGAACCATGGGCGTCCTCATGCCACTCGCTATTCCCGTGGCCTTAGCCATGGGCGGAGCAGATGCCGGTGACTCCCTTGTTCCTATCACCATAGCTGCGGTTTTCAGTGGTGCCGTGTTTGGTGACCATTGCTCCCCACTGAGTGACACCACGATCGTATCCTCAATCGCCTGCGACCTAGATCCACTCGACCACGTGCAAACCCAAATCCCTTATGCACTATTGGCCGCCGGGCTTGCCGTGATTGTGGGATTTATCCCAGCGGGACTAGGGTTCCCTGGATGGATCAGCCTCATCATCGGCGCTATCATCCTAATCAGCCTTCCACGCATCTTTAAAAATTCTCCTACGACACAAACTTGAGTATGTCTTCCTTATCTCTTGAAGCGATCGCCCAACGAAACATAAGGCTCTTCATTGCCTTCCGAGCACTTTTCAACGCACGTTTCTACTATCCGATCTTCGCCATCATCTATTTGGATTTTGGATTAAGCCTGGAGCAGTTTGCCCTCCTTAATGTCATTTGGGCGGTAACCATTATTCTAGCTGAAGTACCTTCAGGAGCGTTGTCCGATTTATTCGGCCGAAAGAAACTACTCGTTTTCACCACCAGTCTGATGGTGGCAGAAATGGCGGTCTGGGCATTTGCCCCACGCGCAGATGCAACGGTTCTTTTCTGGATATTGGCCATCAACCGAATACTAAGTGGCTTGGGAGAAGCATCGGCGAGTGGGTCGGATGAAGCCCTCGTGTTTGACTCACTCGACCAAGCGGGTCTCAAAGACAAGTGGTCAGAGGTCCTGGCAAAGATGGCTCGGATCCAGTCGTTTGCCTTTATGTTCGCGATGGTCATGGGAGGAGTCATTTACGATCCCAATATTGTTGGTAAAGTAGCCAGTGGCCTCGGACTGGATGTAGAGGTAACCAAGGAAACCGTCTTACGATGGCCGGTTTACCTGACCCTGATTTCATCCATCATTGTTTTTCTCGTTTCGCTAAGATTTATTGAACCAGGAAAAAAGAAGGAAGCGCACGAATCTCCGGCATTAGGTGAAGCCTTTAAACAAACCTGGGATGCGGGAAGATGGATCGTACACACTCCTTTTGCACTGGTAGTCATCATAGCCGGCGCATATGCCGATAGCGTCATTCGGATGTTTGTAACCTTGAGCAGCCAATACTATGAGCTCATTGAATTTACCCCGGTTTATTTTGGATTCATTGGTGCCGGCATTTCTGCACTGGGGATATTTACAGCCTCCTTGAGCAAGTGGCTCGTCGATCATCACTCACCTACTTTTAATTTCTTTGCTGTCTGCACCATCGCGATGACTGGCTTTATCGGAGCAAACTTTCTGGTTCCATACATCGGCCTCATTTTTGCGATACTCATGTTTGTCGCATTCTCGATAACCATGTTTTGCCTATCCTATTACCTGAATCACATCAGCAAGAAAGGCATGCGAGCAACCGTGTTGAGCTTTAAAGGTATGGCGGGCAACTTGGGCTATGCATTCATAGGCTGGCTTTATGCCATCCTCGGAAGCCATATAAAGAAAGGCGACCCTGAGCTCGCAACCGATGTCGATGCCCTCTTCGCCTCAACCTTAATCTACTTTCCCTGGTATTTTATTACGGGGATTGTATTGGTAGTCTTAATAGCCCTCTGGCGCTGCCCTCGGCCGACCAAGGCGTTCCGTGAAATGGACAACGATCCAGCGGGGGAAGATGGCTAAACACGAAAGTTCTTATATAGGAGCACCTGCTCATTGGATGCGAAAACAGAATGATTGAGAAAACAGCCCTCCTCAAAGAGAAACGTAATCCAATGGGCAGTTCTGCGCATAGGAATTACCCATAAAATCCCTCTTCCCCCTCATTATACTCCCAGCTTCCCCCTCGATAAGATCTCACGCCCAAGATTCAAGGGGCCTGTATTTGACATAATGCCCTATGAGAGGACTTAATAAAGACCACTCACAACCTAATATGTCAGAAAGACCCAACGTACTTCTCATTTCTACGGATCACTGGCCAGCCTCCTTGTTGGGCTGCGCAGGCCATCCCGCAATTCAAACACCCACCCTGGACCAGCTAGCTGCCAACGGTACCCGATTCACCAATACCTACGCGGAATGCCCGGTGTGTATACCCGCTCGCAGGACCTTAATGACAGGCACCCCTCCTAAGACCCACGGAGATCGGGTATTCTCAACGGAAATGCCGATGCCTGACCTACCGACCATGGCAGGCACCTTTAGAGATGCGGGTTACCAAACCTATGCCGTGGGAAAGCTTCACGTCTACCCACAACGCAATCGGATTGGATTTGATGACGTAATTCTCGATGAAGAGGGACGCCAGATGTATGGCGTAGTTGATGACTACGAGCTATTCCTTGGCGACCAAGGTTATGCCGGGCGATTTTTCGAACATGGCATGAGCAACAATGAGTATAGCCATCGGACCTGGGCCTTCCCTGAAGACACTCATGCCACCAATTGGGCGGCCAACCAAATGTGCCGAGTCATAAAGCGCAAAGATCCCGAACGGCCTGCCTTCTGGTATCTCTCATTCCGCCACCCCCATCCTCCGCTTCTACCCATGCAACACTACATGGACCTTTATCGCGATATGGGAGTGGATATCGACATGCCGTACAAAGGCACTTGGGAAGACGGCGAGGACCCTTGCTTCAGCAATCAAATTGATTTTGATCGAGGAAATAAATTCACCGAGGAGCAGATACGAGGAGCACGGCTAGCCTTTTACGCACTCTGCACGCAAATTGATCATCAGCTTCGAGTCATCATTGGAACCCTGCGAGAAGAGGGCCACCTCGATAATACCATCATTTGTTTTACCTCCGACCATGGAGACATGCTGGGGAATCATGGAATGTGGGCCAAACGCGTCTTCTTTGAAAACTCAGCAAACATCCCCATGCTACTCATGGGAGTAAAAGATGATGAACGAGTCGGCCATCATCGTGTGGATGAAAGACTCGTGGGATGGCAGGATGTCATGCCCACCCTACTCGATTTAGCCGGTATAGACATTCCCGATACGGTTGAAGGCATCTCCATGGTAAGTGAGAAAAAACGAGATTGGTTCTATGGAGAGATCGACGAACTACCACGAGCCTCCCGCATGATTCGCGACGATCGCTACAAACTCATTTACTACGCAACTGGCAACAAGAGCTTTCTATTTGACCTGGAAACAGACCCACCTGAGAAGACAAACCTGGCTGAATCTCCAGAGCATGCGGATACCCTGAAAAGACTGCATGACATTCTAATTACTCAGCTCTATGGTGGAGATGAAGAGTGGGTGGAAGATGGCAAACTAGTGGGAAAACCGAATAAGCCTTTTTCTCCAGGCCCCAATCGAAGCCTCACCAGCCAACGAGGAGCGCACTGGCCTCCCCCACCGCCTTCCAATATGCCACAGATCGAATGGTATTCAGCTGAGCAAGACCCGAAAAGCTGATTGTCTATACCGCCTTAAAGAATTCTTACCTTATAAAAGGCGGTTGTTGTAATGAGTGGACCTTTGTTCCCAAAAGTAACGTCATAATGAAACCTTCACTTCAAAAGATTTTGTCTGGAGACTATTTGGCTATACTCTCGGGTTTGTTCCCGATTGTTATGTGGTTACTGTTTATAGACTCCCTGACCATCGCAGTTATCCAAAAATTGCTGGGGAAAGGCATAAACGATAACGATCCAGCGATCTTTACGTGGATCGCGATCTGCACAACTATCCTGTTTGTTCCCATATTCTATTATCGCATTCAATCCATTTATTTACACTTCAGGACAGCGATTGAGGTAGAAGGCATCATCACCAGGATTGTTCGTTATAAAGACCGAGGCAGAATTGAGTTTGACTATATCTATGAAGACCAAGCCTACCACGCGGGCAATGCTATCCATCGAAATAAGTTTACTCGATCGCTGAAAGAGCGAGACGCTATCATATTGGCGGTATCTCCCACCAACCCCCAAAAGGCCCTCATCAAAGGACTGTATATTCAGGAGGAATAAATTTAGCGCTCGGAGTGTATGGTCGGAGTCTAATTGACCTGTTTCAATTCCACCGAGAGCACATCGATCACACGTTTTCCAGGCTTCTTCAATGAACCGAGTCGAAGGGTTCCCGTACCTTGGGAGAGTTTTAATGTGCCTAACTTGAGAGGCTTAAAATCTTTTACGAAGTAATGAGACTCAGCCATACGCTCGAGTGATTTATCCCAGAGGGGTGGATCAAATGCCTCAGTGACTTCAGCATGGACGGAATTTCCTCCATCCAGTTTCAACTCGACGACAGCCCCCTCATCTCCTTCGGCACAGGTGTAAAGAACGGTGACTTCATAATCGCCGCTCTTACCGATCTCAACCGGCCAGGTAATGGAGTCATCCACATGCGTCCAATGCGTGAAGAATGAGTTGTTGGGCGATCGAACACTCCGCTGAATCGTACCGTGTTCCTGTCCGTCTCTGGCAGGTAAGGTTGTTGATGGACCAAAACCAACCGTAAAGGGTCGGGCAGTGTATCGCTTAAATTCAAGCTGCATGGTTTCGCCAAACTGCTCGGCCTGCTCTTTAAGGCTGGCCGCAGCATGAGGATATTTGGATGACACATCGCGCTGCTGACCGCGATCAACCGCGACTTCAAACAGCCGACCATTTGCATCCATTCTAAAAAGTGGGCTGCGCACACTCACCTGATTACCTCTAATGGAAAACAAAGGTCTCGGCGGCCAGTGCGAAGCTCCATCAAATAGCAAAGGCTTGAAGCTCTGTCCATCGAGGGGCTTATTGATGTTTAAGGTGATCCCTGCAAGATCAACCAAGGTCGGAAGCAAGTCGATCGCTCCAGTTACTTGCGTCCGTTTCTCAGCAGCGGGAATCGTTCCGGGCCATCGGATTAGAAAAGGAGAACGCAGACCGCCTTCATCATTCGATCCCTTGCGCCCTTTCATTCCACCATTCCAACGATAGGAGTTGGGACCATTGTCCGAGAAGTAGACCACGATGGTGTCTTCTTCTAGGCGAAGCTCCTCCAGCGTCTTTAAAACCCGCCCGACATTCCAATCGATGTTTTCACACATGGCGAGGGCAGCGCGAGTCATCATGACATCTTCTCTTTCCGGCTCCCAAAAGCGCATGGCCGGATCCTTCCCTTCGAACTTGCTGTAATACTCATCCGAAATGTACATCGGCGAGTGCGGAGTGTTGTAAGGTATGTAGCAAAAGAAGGGCTTCTCCTGATTACTCTCAATAAACTCAATCGCATGGTCAGTGAAATCATCAACCACGTACCCCTTCCCTGTTACCTTCTTCCCATTATGATCCAATGGCGGACTGAAGTAGTGCCCCCAATGCCCTGAGGTAAATCCATAGTACTCATCAAATCCACGATCATTGGGGTGGTACGGAGTCTGAGTTCCATTGTGCCATTTTCCGAATGACCCGGTGACATAGCCGTTTGCTTTAAACACATTTGCAATGGTCGTTTCGTCCGCATTGAGCCTACCTTGTCCACGGCTCACACCACTTACTCCTGTTCGGGGATAGTAACGGCCCGTAAGAAACTCGGCCCGGGTCGGAGCACACACCGAACAAACATAGAAATTGTCCATGGTCGTTCCCTGCTCAGCCAGAGAATCAATATTCGGGGTCGATAGATTTGTATTCCCATTGATGCTCAGATCACCCCATCCCTGGTCGTCCGTTAGAAAGATGACGACATTCGGTTGACGAGGAATCGCAGTGATAGAGCTTACATACGAAACAACAACCAATAGAATAACTGAGAGAGGGATTTTCATGAGTATAGGTTCAAGTAGAGGTAGCTAAACGACTTCGGTTTAATTTATAAGACCCAAAAATATAAAATAATGCGCCGAACAACGCGACTATGGAAATGGCTTTAAACATGATCGCGTATCCAAAGTTTTCAGCGAGATAACCCGTCACGCTGGCTCCTATGAAGTTTCCAAGCATGCGCATGGCCATATAGTATGAAAGCACAGTAGCTTTTTGACCTTTTCCAGCCAAGCTCGACAAATAAACAATTGCCGCTACTTCAACCCCACCCCAACAAATACCGTGAAGTAATAAGGGGATCCAAAGAAGTTCGGGGCTTAAAATAAATGCCGAGAAAAAAATCCGCACAGGCTGAGCCAGAAAAGCAATGGAAATAACGAAAACAGGATTCGAATGATCCATCCATTTCCCCATAAGCGGGAGAGAGATCAAGGCCATAAATCCTGCAAATCCGAATAGCAGCCCCAACAACTGCGTACTACCTCCCAACTCCCTTGCATAAGCGGAGTAAAACCCACCCATCGCTGGTTCCGAAAATGCGATAAAAAAGTAAGTGATAAGAAAGAGTTTAATAGCCGGCTTGAGGGCCCCTATAGTTAGGGGTTGCGGCGGAGCCTGTTTTGTTTCCGGTTCGCGCAATTGAAATAGAAGAAAACAGGAGGCAAATATGATGAGCGCACCGACCTGAGCTACGGTATCAATCTTCTTGAAGATCAAAGGCAGTACCATGCCACCCACTATAAACCCCAGGGATCCAAACGCCCGATAGACACCAAAGTCACGCCCCTGACTCCCATGACCGAATGAGCTTACGGCCAATGCCGGCATCATACCAAACACCATGGGAGAAATGATGGCTTTGATGAGAGCATAGAGCGCGAATTCCCATACTGAGGAACAAATCGAGAAGTAGAACAACAGGAAGACGAAAACAACCGACCCCCAGATCGCAATTTTGCGATGCCAGTGATGACGGTCAGCAAGACGCCCCCAAAAAAGAGAACTGAGAATAAAGATGCCGCTACCAACACCCAAGATGAATCCAATCGCCGTTTCACCGACGCCCATGTCTTTCATCCGAACGGCCTCAAAGGCAAAGAGTATACCAATGGAGGCAATCTGCATTAAGCAGGTGATGCGCAATGTCCATTTGATACTCATAGAGGAATTTCTGACGGCTCAACTCAATGAGTCAACGCAGTCTTCGCAAACAAACCCTCGGCCACCGGATTGGATGAAAGATCCGCTTATATTTTCTAACTATGGGAGCGGCTTGTTATTGAGTGCAAGACTTGTAGATGTGTCCTCACTTCGTTCGTCGGTAACGCCGCGATCCCATTGACATTTGTCGACCTAAAAAAGACGCAAAGCACCTCCCATAGTTTTAACCACTACTTCAACTCCACCGCCTATCGACGGTGGCTACTCTAACTGAGATTTGGCGTTCCTAGCGAGCGTTACACTTTTTTGGCCGTTGGGACTCGGAAGCCCTTCCGGTTTTTGTCTTGAAGCAACCTGTTCGCGTCCTTGGCTAATTCGCCTGTGTGGCGTTCTTTTTTAGCATCGAAGTTTAGCCAAGGTCCCACCGTATACTCGGTGCCATCCTCTGGTAAGCCGACGCCCTTTTTCATAATGCTGTGCAGTTTCGAAAAGTGCTCGTAGGCATCTGTATTGTCACCGAAGCGACCGGCTTTTTTATTGAAAGGTACTTTGGAGCCTAGGCGATAGGAGTTGTTCATCAGGTGCCCCATGACGCAGCCGTAATGGGCATCGAGGACATTGCCGTTCGCCATCTCTGGTTTACCGGCACGACAAGCAGCCACGAAACTACCCCAGTTTCCACCCGGTGTAACTTTGCCGTCTGGGATATCGATCTCCTCACCCACGCTGCTGCCGGGAGCGAAGTATTTCCAGTCACTGATATATCCGCCATCTTCAAAATAGTACTCATTCATCACTTGGCGCTGGTAGCCTTCGTAATTCACGTTGCGCACATTGAAGAAGACTTGCTGGCCATTCGGATACTCGGCCGCGGCAAACATCGTGTTGGGTGTTTCACCTTGATCATTCCAGGCAAACCGTCCTCCCATTCCCATAACGCGCGTGGGGTGAGTCTGGTCAGGGTCCAAAGCCCAGCGCGCAACATCGAGTTGATGCGTACCCTGGTTGTTCATGTCGCCGTTGCCAGTAGCCCAAAACCAGTGCCAATCGTAGTGCACGTAGTTGGCATGATAATCCTTCAGGTTGGCGGGTCCAAGCCATAGGTCCCAATCTAGATTCTTGGGAGCAGCAGTTGTCGACTCGAATCCGATGGTGTCGCGCGGTTTACAGCAGTAACCATAAGAAATTTTCAACCGCCCAAATTTACCTGCCTGAATCATTTCGGTAAGGCCGGCGAATCTTGGTTCACTACGCCGCTGCGTGCCATGCTGTATCACCACTCCGTATTTTTCCTGAGCAGCGACAGCGATACGGCCTTCCTTCACGTCATGACTCATGGGCTTTTCGACATAGACATGTTTGCCCGCCTGAGCCGCCCATATCGTCATCA
This genomic stretch from Opitutia bacterium ISCC 52 harbors:
- a CDS encoding MFS transporter; protein product: MSSLSLEAIAQRNIRLFIAFRALFNARFYYPIFAIIYLDFGLSLEQFALLNVIWAVTIILAEVPSGALSDLFGRKKLLVFTTSLMVAEMAVWAFAPRADATVLFWILAINRILSGLGEASASGSDEALVFDSLDQAGLKDKWSEVLAKMARIQSFAFMFAMVMGGVIYDPNIVGKVASGLGLDVEVTKETVLRWPVYLTLISSIIVFLVSLRFIEPGKKKEAHESPALGEAFKQTWDAGRWIVHTPFALVVIIAGAYADSVIRMFVTLSSQYYELIEFTPVYFGFIGAGISALGIFTASLSKWLVDHHSPTFNFFAVCTIAMTGFIGANFLVPYIGLIFAILMFVAFSITMFCLSYYLNHISKKGMRATVLSFKGMAGNLGYAFIGWLYAILGSHIKKGDPELATDVDALFASTLIYFPWYFITGIVLVVLIALWRCPRPTKAFREMDNDPAGEDG
- a CDS encoding sulfatase-like hydrolase/transferase — encoded protein: MSERPNVLLISTDHWPASLLGCAGHPAIQTPTLDQLAANGTRFTNTYAECPVCIPARRTLMTGTPPKTHGDRVFSTEMPMPDLPTMAGTFRDAGYQTYAVGKLHVYPQRNRIGFDDVILDEEGRQMYGVVDDYELFLGDQGYAGRFFEHGMSNNEYSHRTWAFPEDTHATNWAANQMCRVIKRKDPERPAFWYLSFRHPHPPLLPMQHYMDLYRDMGVDIDMPYKGTWEDGEDPCFSNQIDFDRGNKFTEEQIRGARLAFYALCTQIDHQLRVIIGTLREEGHLDNTIICFTSDHGDMLGNHGMWAKRVFFENSANIPMLLMGVKDDERVGHHRVDERLVGWQDVMPTLLDLAGIDIPDTVEGISMVSEKKRDWFYGEIDELPRASRMIRDDRYKLIYYATGNKSFLFDLETDPPEKTNLAESPEHADTLKRLHDILITQLYGGDEEWVEDGKLVGKPNKPFSPGPNRSLTSQRGAHWPPPPPSNMPQIEWYSAEQDPKS
- a CDS encoding arylsulfatase, coding for MKIPLSVILLVVVSYVSSITAIPRQPNVVIFLTDDQGWGDLSINGNTNLSTPNIDSLAEQGTTMDNFYVCSVCAPTRAEFLTGRYYPRTGVSGVSRGQGRLNADETTIANVFKANGYVTGSFGKWHNGTQTPYHPNDRGFDEYYGFTSGHWGHYFSPPLDHNGKKVTGKGYVVDDFTDHAIEFIESNQEKPFFCYIPYNTPHSPMYISDEYYSKFEGKDPAMRFWEPEREDVMMTRAALAMCENIDWNVGRVLKTLEELRLEEDTIVVYFSDNGPNSYRWNGGMKGRKGSNDEGGLRSPFLIRWPGTIPAAEKRTQVTGAIDLLPTLVDLAGITLNINKPLDGQSFKPLLFDGASHWPPRPLFSIRGNQVSVRSPLFRMDANGRLFEVAVDRGQQRDVSSKYPHAAASLKEQAEQFGETMQLEFKRYTARPFTVGFGPSTTLPARDGQEHGTIQRSVRSPNNSFFTHWTHVDDSITWPVEIGKSGDYEVTVLYTCAEGDEGAVVELKLDGGNSVHAEVTEAFDPPLWDKSLERMAESHYFVKDFKPLKLGTLKLSQGTGTLRLGSLKKPGKRVIDVLSVELKQVN
- a CDS encoding MFS transporter, which codes for MSIKWTLRITCLMQIASIGILFAFEAVRMKDMGVGETAIGFILGVGSGIFILSSLFWGRLADRHHWHRKIAIWGSVVFVFLLFYFSICSSVWEFALYALIKAIISPMVFGMMPALAVSSFGHGSQGRDFGVYRAFGSLGFIVGGMVLPLIFKKIDTVAQVGALIIFASCFLLFQLREPETKQAPPQPLTIGALKPAIKLFLITYFFIAFSEPAMGGFYSAYARELGGSTQLLGLLFGFAGFMALISLPLMGKWMDHSNPVFVISIAFLAQPVRIFFSAFILSPELLWIPLLLHGICWGGVEVAAIVYLSSLAGKGQKATVLSYYMAMRMLGNFIGASVTGYLAENFGYAIMFKAISIVALFGALFYIFGSYKLNRSRLATST
- a CDS encoding Gfo/Idh/MocA family oxidoreductase — encoded protein: MKTNRRTFIKQSALGASVFLAGTSASHTVFGANDRLRIAVVGLHGRGKSHVSGWLKQPNVEIAYLVDPDADVLAEKMEDLKGRIQGKFTCKGVSDIRTVLDDPNVDAVSIATPNHWHSLMTIWAAQAGKHVYVEKPMSHDVKEGRIAVAAQEKYGVVIQHGTQRRSEPRFAGLTEMIQAGKFGRLKISYGYCCKPRDTIGFESTTAAPKNLDWDLWLGPANLKDYHANYVHYDWHWFWATGNGDMNNQGTHQLDVARWALDPDQTHPTRVMGMGGRFAWNDQGETPNTMFAAAEYPNGQQVFFNVRNVNYEGYQRQVMNEYYFEDGGYISDWKYFAPGSSVGEEIDIPDGKVTPGGNWGSFVAACRAGKPEMANGNVLDAHYGCVMGHLMNNSYRLGSKVPFNKKAGRFGDNTDAYEHFSKLHSIMKKGVGLPEDGTEYTVGPWLNFDAKKERHTGELAKDANRLLQDKNRKGFRVPTAKKV